One Streptomyces sp. R28 DNA window includes the following coding sequences:
- a CDS encoding TetR/AcrR family transcriptional regulator, which produces MARLPSAERRRQLTEAAIRAMSRDGVPRTTTRSIAAEAGVSLSVFHYCFDSKQELIESVITTITEHYVTVVKDALRPRATLEETVRAGFQAYWDHVRAHPDEHMLTYELTQYALRQPGFEHLARRQYELYADTYAELIEQLRHAMGLRLHVPVPVLARYLAAMTDGLTLNFLVLGDEAAWNDTLDMVVAHIAGLVRES; this is translated from the coding sequence ATGGCACGGTTGCCGTCAGCCGAGCGGCGGCGACAGCTCACCGAGGCGGCGATCAGGGCGATGAGCCGGGACGGCGTCCCCAGGACGACGACCCGGTCCATCGCCGCCGAGGCAGGCGTGTCGCTGAGCGTCTTCCACTACTGCTTCGACTCCAAGCAGGAGCTGATCGAGTCCGTCATCACGACCATCACCGAGCACTACGTGACGGTGGTGAAGGACGCCCTACGGCCCCGAGCCACCCTCGAGGAGACCGTCCGGGCGGGCTTCCAGGCGTACTGGGACCATGTGCGCGCCCACCCGGACGAGCACATGCTCACCTACGAGCTGACCCAGTACGCCCTGCGCCAGCCCGGCTTCGAGCATCTGGCCCGCCGGCAGTACGAGCTGTACGCCGACACCTACGCCGAGCTCATCGAGCAGCTGCGACACGCCATGGGCCTCCGGCTCCACGTGCCCGTCCCCGTCCTGGCCCGCTACCTGGCCGCCATGACCGACGGGCTGACCCTCAACTTCCTCGTGCTCGGCGACGAGGCGGCCTGGAACGACACCCTCGACATGGTCGTCGCGCACATCGCCGGGCTGGTACGCGAGAGCTGA
- a CDS encoding discoidin domain-containing protein, giving the protein MTSAVRPYRRRKNVTVVSLLLLVLSVVLGPTPSSAAGTDWWNPTARPAPDSQINVTGEPFTGTNAKGEVRGFADAHNHLFSNEAFGGRLICGKTFSEAGVADALKDCPEHYPDGSLAIFDFITNGGDGKHDPVGWPTFKDWPAHDSLTHQQNYYAWVERAWRGGQRVLVNDLVTNGVICSVYFFKDRSCDEMTSIRLQAKLTYDLQAYIDKMYGGTGKGWFRIVTDSAQARQVVEQGKLAVILGVETSEPFGCKQILDIGQCSKADIDKGLDELYALGVRSMFLCHKFDNALCGVRFDSGGLGTAINVGQFLSTGTFWKTETCKGPQHDNPIGNASAAEAEQKLPAGVEVPSYDADAQCNVRGLTDLGEYAVRGMMKRKMMLEIDHMSVKATGRVLDIFESASYPGVLSSHSWMDLDWTERVYGLGGFIAQYMHGSEGFVAEAKRTESLRDKFGVGYGYGTDMNGVGGWPGPRGADAPNKVTYPFKSVDGGSVIDRQTTGQRTWDLNTDGAAHYGLVPDWIEDIRRVGGQDVVDDLFRGAESYLDTWAASEKHQAGVNLASGTTTSASSSEWSLFTSYQPHRAVDSDSGTRWASDWSDDQWYKVDLGSTHLVKRVTLDWERAYGKAYRIELSTDGVNWQTAWSTTSGDGGLDTVRFAGTPARYVRIQGLDRGTDWGYSLYEVGVHSS; this is encoded by the coding sequence GTGACCAGCGCCGTACGCCCGTACCGCAGACGCAAGAACGTCACCGTTGTGTCGCTCCTCCTGCTCGTGCTGTCCGTCGTACTCGGCCCCACGCCGAGTTCGGCGGCCGGAACCGACTGGTGGAACCCGACCGCGCGGCCCGCCCCCGACTCGCAGATCAATGTCACGGGGGAGCCCTTCACCGGTACCAACGCCAAGGGCGAAGTGCGCGGCTTCGCCGACGCTCACAACCACCTGTTCTCCAACGAGGCCTTCGGCGGCCGGCTCATCTGCGGCAAGACGTTCTCCGAGGCCGGCGTCGCCGACGCCCTCAAGGACTGCCCCGAGCACTACCCCGACGGCTCGCTCGCGATCTTCGACTTCATCACCAACGGCGGCGACGGCAAGCACGACCCGGTCGGCTGGCCCACCTTCAAGGACTGGCCCGCGCACGACTCGCTGACCCACCAGCAGAACTACTACGCCTGGGTGGAGCGGGCCTGGCGCGGCGGCCAGCGCGTGCTGGTCAACGACCTCGTCACCAACGGCGTGATCTGCTCCGTGTACTTCTTCAAGGACCGCTCGTGCGACGAGATGACGTCCATCCGGCTGCAGGCCAAGCTGACGTACGACCTGCAGGCCTACATCGACAAGATGTACGGCGGCACGGGAAAGGGCTGGTTCCGGATCGTCACCGACAGCGCCCAGGCCCGCCAGGTCGTCGAACAGGGCAAGCTGGCGGTCATCCTCGGGGTGGAGACCTCCGAGCCCTTCGGCTGCAAGCAGATCCTGGACATCGGGCAGTGCAGCAAGGCCGACATCGACAAGGGCCTGGACGAGCTGTACGCGCTGGGCGTGCGCAGCATGTTCCTGTGCCACAAGTTCGACAACGCCCTGTGCGGGGTCCGCTTCGACTCGGGCGGGCTCGGAACGGCCATCAACGTCGGCCAGTTCCTGTCGACCGGCACCTTCTGGAAGACCGAGACGTGCAAGGGCCCGCAGCACGACAACCCCATCGGCAACGCCTCGGCGGCCGAAGCCGAGCAGAAGCTCCCGGCGGGCGTGGAGGTCCCCTCGTACGACGCGGACGCCCAGTGCAACGTCCGAGGGCTCACCGACCTCGGCGAGTACGCCGTGCGCGGCATGATGAAACGCAAGATGATGCTGGAGATCGACCACATGAGCGTCAAGGCCACCGGCCGGGTGCTCGACATCTTCGAGTCCGCGTCCTACCCCGGCGTGCTCTCCTCGCACAGCTGGATGGACCTGGACTGGACCGAACGGGTCTACGGCCTCGGCGGCTTCATCGCCCAGTACATGCACGGCTCCGAGGGCTTCGTCGCGGAGGCGAAGCGCACCGAGTCCCTGCGCGACAAGTTCGGCGTGGGCTACGGCTACGGCACCGACATGAACGGCGTGGGCGGCTGGCCGGGACCGCGCGGAGCGGACGCCCCCAACAAGGTCACGTACCCCTTCAAGAGCGTCGACGGCGGCTCCGTCATCGACCGGCAGACCACCGGCCAGCGCACCTGGGACCTGAACACCGACGGCGCCGCCCACTACGGCCTCGTCCCGGACTGGATCGAGGACATCCGCCGCGTCGGCGGCCAGGACGTGGTCGACGACCTCTTCCGGGGCGCCGAGTCCTACCTCGACACCTGGGCGGCCTCCGAGAAGCACCAGGCCGGGGTGAACCTCGCGAGCGGCACGACCACATCGGCGAGTTCCTCGGAGTGGAGCCTGTTCACCAGCTACCAGCCGCACCGGGCCGTCGACAGCGACAGCGGCACCCGCTGGGCCAGCGACTGGAGCGACGACCAGTGGTACAAGGTCGACCTCGGCTCCACCCACCTGGTCAAGCGGGTCACCCTCGACTGGGAGCGCGCGTACGGGAAGGCGTACCGCATCGAACTCTCCACCGACGGCGTGAACTGGCAGACCGCCTGGTCCACGACCTCCGGCGACGGCGGCCTGGACACGGTCAGGTTCGCCGGCACACCGGCCAGGTATGTACGCATCCAAGGGCTGGACCGCGGCACCGACTGGGGCTACTCCCTCTACGAGGTCGGCGTCCACAGCAGCTGA
- a CDS encoding class I SAM-dependent methyltransferase — MPAKNLTANRSALGHRLAYALRHPDRVPRHLARTARDMWLRRRHPDHVSYYRAVMRSDTRADPDAAVGSHSRERWLALGAMQFDYLVGHGLLPGHRMLEIGCGNLRGGWRFIRHLEPGHYYGIDISPDILFAAQVTVAEMGLQQRLPTLTPVRDLTLRFLPDAHFDVVHAHSVFSHSPLPVIEECLANVGRVLAPGGWFDFTFDRTEGEEHHVLREDFYYRTETLLALAAKHGLRARFMADWEKLPHGQSKIRVTHAV; from the coding sequence ATGCCGGCCAAGAACCTCACCGCCAACCGCTCCGCCCTCGGCCACCGCCTCGCCTACGCCCTGCGCCACCCCGACCGCGTACCCCGCCATCTGGCCCGCACCGCCCGGGACATGTGGCTGCGCCGCCGCCACCCGGACCACGTCTCCTACTACCGCGCCGTGATGCGCTCCGACACCCGGGCCGATCCGGACGCGGCGGTCGGCAGCCACAGCCGCGAACGGTGGCTGGCGCTCGGGGCGATGCAGTTCGACTACCTCGTCGGCCACGGCCTGCTTCCCGGGCACCGGATGCTGGAGATCGGTTGCGGCAACCTGCGGGGAGGCTGGCGGTTCATCCGCCACCTGGAACCCGGTCACTACTACGGCATCGACATCTCGCCCGACATACTCTTCGCCGCGCAGGTCACCGTCGCGGAGATGGGCCTGCAGCAGCGCCTGCCCACGCTGACCCCGGTGCGCGACCTGACGCTGCGGTTCCTGCCCGACGCCCACTTCGACGTGGTGCACGCGCACAGCGTCTTCTCGCACTCGCCGCTGCCGGTCATCGAGGAGTGCCTGGCCAACGTCGGCCGGGTACTGGCACCCGGCGGCTGGTTCGACTTCACCTTCGACCGCACCGAGGGCGAGGAACACCACGTCCTGCGGGAGGACTTCTACTACCGCACCGAGACCCTGCTGGCGCTGGCGGCGAAGCACGGCCTGCGGGCCCGCTTCATGGCGGACTGGGAGAAGCTCCCGCACGGCCAGTCCAAGATCCGGGTCACCCACGCGGTGTGA
- a CDS encoding CPBP family intramembrane glutamic endopeptidase gives MPIVCAVAVLAAANLLNNWLARGTALYVVICVAATAVLLLIARRDGLTLAELGLDAAAMRRGLRWAPVLAGVVLLVLLLLLAVPAGREAFRDARAADLSVGRLLWVALGRVPFGTVLLEETAFRGVLWAMIRRRHGTAWATGVSSLLFGCWHLMPSRGINRSNAAVGSVFGDGPAGVAPTVAVAIAATAVAGVVLCELRRRSGSLAAPMALHWAVNSLGYAFAWAAARWWLEG, from the coding sequence ATGCCGATCGTATGTGCTGTCGCCGTTCTCGCCGCCGCGAACCTGCTGAACAACTGGCTCGCGCGGGGCACCGCCCTGTACGTGGTCATCTGCGTGGCCGCGACGGCGGTCCTGCTGCTGATCGCCCGCCGGGACGGTCTCACCCTGGCCGAACTGGGGCTCGACGCGGCGGCGATGCGCCGGGGACTGCGGTGGGCTCCCGTCCTGGCAGGAGTCGTCCTCCTCGTCCTGCTGCTGCTCCTCGCCGTGCCGGCCGGGCGCGAGGCGTTCCGGGACGCCAGGGCGGCGGACCTGTCCGTGGGACGGCTGCTGTGGGTGGCGCTCGGCCGCGTTCCCTTCGGGACCGTGCTGCTGGAGGAGACGGCCTTCCGTGGCGTGCTGTGGGCCATGATCCGGCGGCGGCACGGCACCGCCTGGGCCACCGGGGTGTCGTCGCTGCTGTTCGGGTGCTGGCACCTGATGCCGTCCCGCGGCATCAACCGCTCCAACGCCGCGGTCGGCTCCGTCTTCGGTGACGGCCCGGCCGGCGTGGCACCGACCGTGGCCGTGGCGATCGCCGCCACGGCCGTCGCCGGGGTCGTCCTGTGCGAGCTGCGCCGCCGCTCCGGAAGCCTGGCGGCGCCCATGGCCCTGCACTGGGCCGTCAACAGCCTCGGTTACGCGTTCGCCTGGGCGGCGGCCCGCTGGTGGCTCGAGGGCTGA
- the lpdA gene encoding dihydrolipoyl dehydrogenase, whose product MVEQDERFDVVVLGAGPGGYVAAIRAAQLGKRVAVVEEKYWGGVCLNVGCIPSKALLRNAELAHIFTREAKTFGIKVDGQVTFDFGEAFRRSRKVADGRVKGVHYLMKKNKITEIDGRGTFLDPHTLQVAGYDGETRTIGFDQCIIATGATPKLLPGTRRSARVVTFEEQILAEELPRSIVIAGAGAIGVEFAYVLHNYGVKVTIVEFLDRMAPLEDAEVSAELAKQYRRLGIDVLTSTRVDAVDESGEQVRVTVTGKDGTQQVLEADKVLQAIGFQPNIEGYGLDKTGVTVTERGAIEVDGRCRTSVPHLFAIGDVTAKLMLAHAAEAMGIIAAETIADAETMELDYVMIPRATYCQPQIASFGYTEAQARELGHDVKVAKFPFTANGKSHGLGDATGFVKLISDDTHGELIGAHLIGPDVTELLPELTLAQQWDLTVHEIARNVHAHPTLGEAVKEAVHGLAGHMINF is encoded by the coding sequence ATGGTCGAGCAGGACGAGCGCTTCGATGTCGTGGTCCTCGGAGCGGGCCCCGGCGGCTATGTCGCCGCCATCCGCGCCGCCCAGTTGGGCAAGCGGGTGGCGGTCGTGGAGGAGAAGTACTGGGGCGGCGTCTGTCTGAACGTGGGCTGCATCCCCAGCAAGGCACTGCTGCGCAACGCCGAGCTGGCGCACATCTTCACGCGCGAGGCGAAGACCTTCGGCATCAAGGTGGACGGGCAGGTCACCTTCGACTTCGGCGAGGCGTTCCGCCGCAGCCGCAAGGTCGCGGACGGCCGGGTCAAGGGCGTCCACTACCTGATGAAGAAGAACAAGATCACCGAGATCGACGGCCGCGGCACCTTCCTCGACCCGCACACCCTCCAGGTGGCGGGCTACGACGGGGAGACCCGCACCATCGGCTTCGACCAGTGCATCATCGCCACCGGCGCCACGCCCAAGCTGCTTCCCGGCACCCGGCGCAGCGCGCGCGTGGTGACGTTCGAGGAGCAGATCCTGGCCGAGGAGCTGCCGCGGTCGATCGTCATCGCGGGCGCCGGCGCGATCGGCGTCGAGTTCGCCTATGTGCTCCACAACTACGGCGTGAAGGTCACCATCGTCGAGTTCCTGGACCGGATGGCCCCGCTGGAGGACGCCGAGGTCTCCGCCGAACTGGCCAAGCAGTACCGCCGGTTGGGCATCGACGTGCTGACCTCCACCCGGGTCGACGCCGTGGACGAGTCCGGCGAGCAGGTGCGCGTCACCGTCACCGGCAAGGACGGCACCCAGCAGGTCCTGGAGGCCGACAAGGTGCTCCAGGCGATCGGCTTCCAGCCGAACATCGAGGGCTACGGCTTGGACAAGACCGGCGTGACCGTCACCGAACGCGGCGCGATCGAGGTCGACGGCCGCTGCCGCACCTCGGTCCCGCACCTCTTCGCCATCGGCGACGTGACGGCGAAGCTGATGCTCGCGCACGCGGCCGAGGCGATGGGCATCATCGCCGCCGAGACCATCGCCGACGCCGAGACGATGGAGCTGGACTATGTGATGATCCCGCGCGCCACCTACTGCCAGCCGCAGATCGCCAGCTTCGGCTACACCGAGGCCCAGGCCCGCGAGCTCGGCCACGACGTCAAGGTGGCCAAGTTCCCCTTCACCGCGAACGGCAAGTCCCACGGGCTCGGCGACGCGACCGGCTTCGTGAAGCTGATCAGCGATGACACCCACGGCGAACTCATCGGCGCCCACCTCATCGGCCCGGACGTCACCGAGCTGCTGCCCGAGCTGACGCTGGCCCAGCAGTGGGACCTGACCGTCCACGAGATCGCCCGCAACGTCCATGCCCACCCGACCCTCGGCGAGGCGGTCAAGGAAGCGGTGCACGGCCTCGCCGGTCACATGATCAACTTCTGA
- a CDS encoding amidohydrolase family protein produces MDTEDTPGALRFGPLSRRRFLQVTATATATGLATAGAPHAAAASGTTITLSFTAATGGSATLAPSGDRLVAEIQNVLWSVPRKGGTALPLTPPGLEPTRPQFSPDGSRLVVCAYRGGGFHLWTLRPDGSGLRQLTDGPWDDRGPAWSPDGTRIAFASERGGDSVTGAPYRIWVVDVRTGTPTRLTGHPGQQGPGQDGRWEDFDPAWSADGERVLFVRAAVTETGTLRATTIASVAADGSGPVTTERTDDSGAQLMTPAVSPTGRLAHLRTTASPTASCALVVDGKPVAVQGDVLPAPPRWTDGERLLLTVDGHFRLVDPDAPGSAEEIPFTATLPVHRPRYRAKAYDFDGAGTRPVRALHLPALSPDGRSVAFAALNALWTAGTKGGRTPRKVLQVPTTRYVLVPTWTPDGRALVYADDRDGLFAVRRRELDSGEETVLAEGGRVFPALSPDGTRLACLDMSGNLVVRDLNDGTEHVLAAPLGAGGLPGRPSWSPDGRYVALCDRNRLNQRFREGYNLIRVVDTTTARAALHALAPHTSLSDRYDSGPVWSPDGRWMAVIAESALWLLPVRADGTPDGEPRRLTTEPADHPSWSADGRTLLYLSAGALRLMDVGSGRTRTVRVPLDYRRPCPADTVVHAGRFWDGTGPEVREDIDVVIRDGRVAEVSPHRTGRPAAHRVDASERTVIPGLWDAHTHPWQTTYGGRQTALQLAYGITTAVSLGGFAYEQARIREAVAAGALAGPRLLTTGELLDGARVAYSMGRAHRTREGLHRSLARGAALDWDFVKTYVRAPGWVMKEAADFGHQRLGVRSGSHLCTPGVQLGQDLTTHLQATQRLEFGHATSATGRACQDVEEIYTATDFHLVATPFTALSLLGADPALADDPRVTALMPPWDTALVRQQAGQPPTDAQLATLAREMDVYCRILAGGGLVALGTDQPLVPVGLHLHLALRALHRAGLSPAEALRTATLLPARVFGADADLGTVEEGKLADLTVVDGDPFTDFAALIRTAAVLRGGVLFEQADLVDAFDSGTERNATEEWLEVSRRMRREGCCDL; encoded by the coding sequence TTGGACACCGAAGACACCCCCGGCGCCCTCCGTTTCGGCCCGCTCTCCCGCCGCAGATTCCTCCAGGTGACCGCCACCGCCACCGCCACGGGTCTCGCCACCGCCGGTGCGCCGCACGCGGCCGCCGCCTCCGGTACGACCATCACCCTCTCCTTCACCGCCGCCACCGGCGGTTCCGCGACCCTCGCCCCGTCCGGTGACCGGCTGGTCGCCGAGATCCAGAACGTGCTCTGGTCCGTCCCGCGCAAGGGCGGCACCGCCCTCCCGCTGACCCCGCCCGGCCTCGAACCCACCCGCCCGCAGTTCTCGCCCGACGGCAGCCGTCTCGTCGTGTGCGCCTACCGCGGCGGAGGCTTCCACCTCTGGACGCTGCGGCCCGACGGCTCCGGCCTGCGGCAGCTCACCGACGGACCGTGGGACGACCGGGGCCCGGCCTGGTCGCCGGACGGCACCCGGATCGCGTTCGCCTCCGAGCGCGGCGGCGACAGCGTGACGGGAGCCCCGTACCGCATCTGGGTCGTGGACGTACGCACCGGCACGCCGACCCGGCTCACCGGGCACCCCGGGCAGCAGGGTCCCGGGCAGGACGGCCGCTGGGAGGACTTCGACCCGGCGTGGTCGGCGGACGGCGAGCGGGTGCTCTTCGTGCGGGCCGCCGTCACCGAGACGGGCACACTGCGCGCGACCACCATCGCGTCGGTGGCCGCCGACGGCTCGGGCCCGGTCACCACGGAGCGCACCGACGACTCCGGCGCCCAGCTCATGACTCCCGCCGTCTCGCCCACCGGGCGCCTCGCCCACCTGCGCACCACAGCCTCGCCCACGGCCTCGTGCGCGCTCGTGGTGGACGGGAAACCGGTCGCCGTGCAGGGCGACGTCCTCCCCGCGCCGCCTCGCTGGACGGACGGCGAGCGGCTGCTCCTGACGGTCGACGGACACTTCCGCCTGGTCGATCCGGACGCACCGGGCAGCGCCGAGGAGATCCCGTTCACGGCCACGCTGCCCGTGCACCGCCCCCGCTACCGCGCGAAGGCGTACGACTTCGACGGCGCCGGCACCCGCCCCGTCCGCGCGCTGCACCTGCCCGCCCTGTCACCGGACGGCCGCAGTGTCGCCTTCGCCGCGCTCAACGCGCTGTGGACCGCCGGCACGAAAGGGGGCCGCACACCCCGCAAGGTCCTGCAAGTCCCCACCACCCGCTATGTGTTGGTCCCGACCTGGACGCCCGACGGCAGGGCACTGGTGTACGCCGACGACCGCGACGGACTGTTCGCCGTGCGACGCCGCGAACTCGACTCCGGCGAGGAGACCGTGCTCGCCGAGGGCGGCCGTGTCTTCCCCGCGCTGTCGCCCGACGGGACGCGGCTGGCCTGCCTGGACATGTCCGGCAACCTCGTGGTGCGCGACCTGAACGACGGCACCGAACACGTGCTCGCCGCACCGCTCGGCGCGGGTGGGCTGCCCGGCCGCCCCAGTTGGTCGCCCGACGGCCGGTATGTGGCGCTGTGCGACCGCAACCGCCTCAACCAGCGCTTCCGTGAGGGCTACAACCTCATCCGCGTCGTGGACACGACCACCGCGAGGGCCGCCCTGCACGCCCTCGCTCCCCACACCTCGCTCTCCGACCGCTACGACTCCGGCCCCGTGTGGTCCCCGGACGGTCGCTGGATGGCCGTGATCGCCGAGTCGGCACTGTGGCTGCTGCCGGTCCGTGCCGACGGCACCCCGGACGGCGAGCCCCGCCGGCTCACCACCGAACCCGCCGACCACCCGTCCTGGTCCGCCGACGGCCGCACCCTGCTCTACCTCTCCGCGGGGGCCCTGCGCCTGATGGACGTCGGCAGCGGCAGGACCCGTACCGTCCGCGTCCCGCTGGACTACCGCAGACCATGCCCGGCGGACACGGTCGTGCACGCGGGCCGCTTCTGGGACGGCACCGGGCCGGAGGTCCGCGAGGACATCGACGTCGTGATCCGCGACGGCCGTGTCGCGGAGGTGTCCCCGCACCGCACCGGCCGCCCGGCCGCACACCGCGTCGACGCGAGCGAGCGCACCGTGATCCCGGGCCTGTGGGACGCGCACACCCACCCCTGGCAGACCACGTACGGCGGCCGCCAGACCGCGCTGCAACTCGCGTACGGCATCACGACGGCCGTCTCGCTGGGCGGCTTCGCCTACGAGCAGGCCCGCATCCGGGAGGCGGTCGCCGCCGGTGCTCTTGCCGGACCCCGGCTGCTGACCACCGGCGAACTCCTCGACGGGGCGCGGGTCGCGTACAGCATGGGCCGCGCCCACCGCACCCGCGAGGGCCTGCACCGCTCGCTGGCGCGCGGGGCTGCGCTGGACTGGGACTTCGTGAAGACGTACGTACGAGCCCCGGGCTGGGTGATGAAGGAGGCCGCGGACTTCGGGCACCAGCGGCTCGGCGTACGCAGCGGCAGCCATCTGTGCACCCCGGGTGTGCAGTTGGGCCAGGACCTGACGACCCATCTGCAGGCCACGCAGCGGCTGGAGTTCGGGCACGCCACCTCCGCGACGGGGCGCGCCTGCCAGGACGTCGAGGAGATCTACACCGCCACCGACTTCCACCTGGTCGCCACCCCGTTCACCGCGCTGTCCCTGCTCGGCGCCGACCCCGCGCTCGCGGACGACCCGCGGGTCACCGCGCTGATGCCGCCGTGGGACACCGCGCTCGTACGCCAGCAGGCAGGACAGCCGCCCACCGATGCCCAACTCGCCACGCTGGCACGCGAGATGGACGTCTACTGCCGGATCCTCGCGGGCGGCGGCCTGGTCGCGCTCGGCACCGACCAGCCGCTCGTCCCCGTGGGGCTGCACCTGCATCTGGCCCTGCGCGCCCTGCACCGTGCCGGACTGTCACCGGCCGAGGCCCTGCGCACCGCCACGCTGCTGCCCGCGCGCGTCTTCGGTGCCGACGCCGACCTGGGCACGGTGGAGGAGGGCAAGCTCGCCGACCTCACGGTCGTGGACGGCGACCCGTTCACCGACTTCGCCGCGCTGATCCGCACCGCGGCGGTCCTTCGCGGTGGCGTCCTCTTCGAACAGGCGGATCTGGTCGACGCCTTCGACAGCGGCACCGAGCGAAACGCGACCGAGGAGTGGCTGGAGGTGAGCCGCCGTATGCGCCGTGAGGGGTGCTGTGACCTCTGA
- a CDS encoding sensor histidine kinase, whose protein sequence is MGDGAIDRGAAGLTSLRRYTWWTVPGMTAGVLAVFVGAWVLDGDVPLWARVPAAAALTVEVGASVVLLSRRLALLPVTDAPPDGPPAGLLIAAAGAAVVLAALPLALRDYGLWPVAPALVVALLATYLPPHRRRLLIAGAVALAPLPGGLASLVAEDGELAYAALFPAGLVAFTAWVTLGPLWAWDTARRLDEARRLEAELAVKEERLRFAADLHDIQGHHLQVIALKGELAARLVELDPARAAAELKEIRRLAADTLSDTRAVVQGYRRTTLEDEITNATRVLAAADIDARMAVDPGAAAARLTDSARHLLGLVMREATTNVLRHSRAGRAEVDYRIAGGFARLRVSNDGAEEHPAALEGTGLRALAERLEAAGGELTWTHDGDRFEVAAALPANPPGSTGPPGLTGSMGPTGPTEAQESPQSPNPADGAAR, encoded by the coding sequence GTGGGGGACGGAGCGATCGATCGCGGGGCGGCCGGGCTGACGAGCCTGCGCCGCTACACGTGGTGGACCGTGCCGGGCATGACCGCGGGTGTGCTGGCCGTCTTCGTCGGCGCGTGGGTCCTCGACGGCGACGTCCCGCTGTGGGCCCGCGTCCCGGCCGCCGCCGCGCTGACGGTCGAGGTGGGGGCGAGCGTCGTACTGCTGAGCCGGCGGCTGGCGCTCCTGCCGGTGACCGACGCGCCCCCCGACGGACCGCCCGCGGGCCTGCTGATCGCCGCCGCAGGGGCCGCAGTCGTGCTGGCGGCACTCCCCCTCGCCCTGCGCGACTACGGGCTGTGGCCGGTCGCGCCCGCCCTGGTGGTGGCGCTCCTCGCGACGTACCTCCCACCGCACCGCAGGCGGCTGCTGATCGCGGGCGCCGTGGCCCTCGCACCGCTGCCCGGGGGCCTGGCAAGCCTGGTCGCGGAGGACGGGGAGTTGGCGTACGCCGCGCTGTTCCCGGCCGGGCTGGTTGCCTTCACGGCCTGGGTGACACTCGGCCCGCTGTGGGCCTGGGACACGGCACGGCGACTGGACGAGGCGCGGCGACTGGAAGCGGAGCTGGCGGTCAAGGAGGAACGGCTGCGGTTCGCCGCCGACCTGCACGACATCCAAGGCCATCACCTCCAAGTGATCGCTCTGAAGGGCGAATTGGCGGCGCGGCTCGTCGAGCTGGACCCGGCGCGTGCCGCCGCGGAGTTGAAGGAGATACGGCGGCTGGCGGCGGACACCCTCAGCGACACCCGGGCCGTGGTGCAGGGGTACCGCCGAACGACCCTGGAGGACGAGATCACCAACGCGACGCGGGTGCTGGCCGCCGCCGACATCGACGCGCGGATGGCCGTCGACCCCGGTGCCGCGGCCGCCCGCCTCACGGACTCCGCCCGCCACCTCCTCGGTCTGGTGATGCGGGAGGCCACCACCAACGTGCTCCGGCACAGCCGGGCCGGGCGCGCCGAGGTCGACTACCGGATCGCCGGCGGTTTCGCCCGCCTGCGGGTGAGCAATGATGGCGCCGAGGAGCATCCCGCCGCCCTGGAGGGCACGGGCCTGCGCGCCCTCGCCGAGCGGCTGGAGGCGGCCGGCGGCGAGCTGACCTGGACCCACGACGGTGACCGCTTCGAGGTCGCGGCGGCGCTTCCGGCGAACCCACCGGGGTCCACGGGGCCGCCAGGGTTGACGGGGTCAATGGGGCCCACGGGGCCGACGGAAGCGCAGGAATCGCCGCAATCGCCGAACCCCGCGGACGGAGCCGCCCGATGA
- a CDS encoding DNA-binding response regulator, producing MIRLLIADDEDLLRSALAALLALEPDLTVVAEAATSTEAVRLARAHRPDIAVLDLEMPPTDGLRAAEEIRAELATQIVMVTRHARPAVLRRALAAGVRGFVPKTTQAARLAEIIRDIADGRRYVDPDIAASALTEDDCPLTDRELQVLRAARTGASIAEIATDVHLAPGTVRNYLSAAMSKLGTPTRHAAAHRAWEQGWI from the coding sequence ATGATCCGCCTGCTGATCGCCGACGACGAGGACCTGCTCAGAAGCGCCCTGGCCGCCCTGCTCGCGCTGGAGCCGGACCTCACCGTCGTCGCCGAGGCGGCCACCTCCACCGAGGCGGTACGGCTGGCCCGTGCGCACCGCCCCGACATCGCCGTCCTCGACCTGGAGATGCCGCCCACCGACGGGCTGCGCGCCGCCGAGGAGATCCGGGCCGAACTGGCCACGCAGATCGTCATGGTGACGCGGCACGCCCGACCCGCCGTGCTGCGCCGGGCGCTGGCCGCAGGCGTACGCGGCTTCGTCCCCAAGACGACCCAGGCGGCCCGACTGGCCGAGATCATCCGTGACATCGCCGACGGCCGACGCTACGTCGACCCGGACATCGCGGCCTCCGCGCTGACCGAGGACGACTGTCCCCTCACCGACCGCGAACTTCAGGTCCTGCGCGCCGCCCGCACCGGCGCGTCGATCGCCGAGATCGCCACCGACGTCCACCTCGCCCCCGGCACGGTCCGCAACTACCTCTCCGCCGCCATGTCCAAGCTCGGCACCCCGACCCGGCATGCGGCCGCCCACCGTGCCTGGGAGCAGGGCTGGATCTAG